The Cherax quadricarinatus isolate ZL_2023a chromosome 66, ASM3850222v1, whole genome shotgun sequence genome window below encodes:
- the mRpL14 gene encoding large ribosomal subunit protein uL14m yields the protein MMNVKPILQLIVKCTRDAGLHTCAPLQQIQKLTRLRVIDNSELGKSAMLEGRPPKCIHIYSKIRFGYTGDKVLVAIKGQKKKAILTGCHQNQKPLMPKFDSNNIVLIDDNGSPLGTRILFPIPTMLRHKLVEMSRPKGADYTKILAIATRFV from the exons ATGATGAATGTTAAGCCTATACTGCAGTTAATTGTGAAATGCACTAGGGATGCAGGGCTTCACACTTGTGCACCACTTCAACAAATACAGAAATTAACAAGGCTGCGAGTTATAGATAACAGTGAACTTGGGAAGTCGGCAATGTTGGAAGGTCGGCCACCAAAATGTATTCACATCTATAGCAAGATAAGATTTGGCTATACAG GTGACAAAGTGTTGGTTGCCATCAAAGGTCAGAAGAAGAAGGCCATACTCACAGGATGCCATCAGAATCAGAAGCCACTCATGCCCAAGTTTGACAGTAATAACATTGTTTTAATTGATGATAATGGGTCACCACTTGGTACCAGGATACTTTTTCCCATTCCAACCATGCTTCGTCACAAACTTGTAGAAATGTCACGGCCAAAAGGAGCTGATTATACAAAAATTTTGGCAATTGCCACCAGGTTTGTGTAA